A genomic region of Arvicola amphibius chromosome 7, mArvAmp1.2, whole genome shotgun sequence contains the following coding sequences:
- the LOC119819395 gene encoding LOW QUALITY PROTEIN: myosin light chain 6B-like (The sequence of the model RefSeq protein was modified relative to this genomic sequence to represent the inferred CDS: substituted 1 base at 1 genomic stop codon): protein MPPKKDVPVKKPAGPPISKPAAKSAAGTPQAKTKAEPAAPQTPAKTQEPPVDLSKVVIEFNKDQLEEFKEAFELFDXTGDGKILYSQCGDLMRALGQNPTNAEVLKVLGNPKSDELKSRRMDFETFLPMLQAVAKNRDQGTYEDYLEGLRVLDKEGNGKVMGAELRHVLTTLGEKMTEEEVETVLAGHEDSNGCINYEAFLKHILSL, encoded by the coding sequence ATGCCTCCCAAGAAGGATGTTCCTGTGAAGAAACCAGCAGGGCCCCCCATCTCTaagcctgctgccaagtctgcaGCAGGGACCCCTCAAGCCAAGACCAAGGCTGAGCCAGCTGCCCCCCAGACTCCTGCAAAAACCCAGGAGCCTCCTGTTGATCTCTCCAAAGTTGTGATCGAGTTTAACAAGGACCAGCTGGAGGAATTCAAGGAGGCCTTTGAGCTGTTTGACTGAACAGGTGATGGCAAGATCCTGTACAGCCAATGTGGGGACCTGATGAGGGCCCTGGGCCAGAACCCTACCAACGCCGAGGTGCTCAAGGTCCTGGGGAACCCCAAGAGCGATGAGCTGAAGTCCCGACGCATGGACTTTGAGACGTTCCTGCCTATGCTCCAAGCAGTGGCCAAGAACCGGGACCAAGGCACATATGAGGACTACCTGGAGGGGCTCCGTGTGCTTGACAAAGAGGGCAATGGCAAAGTCATGGGAGCAGAGCTCAGACATGTTCTTACCACCCTGGGAGAGAAGATgacagaggaagaggtggagacTGTCCTAGCAGGCCACGAGGACAGCAACGGCTGTATCAACTATGAGGCCTTCCTGAAGCACATCCTAAGCCTCTGA